DNA sequence from the Pseudomonas fluorescens Q2-87 genome:
CAACTGGGTCAACAACTGCAGACCAGCCTGGAACCTCAACGCATCCTGGGCCTGTTTTTCCGGGAAGTTCAACGATTGGTGCCCCTGGATACGCTGGCCTATCAGCACAAACCCAGCGATCTGCGCCTGGAATTCGGTCAGCGCGGGCATCACACCCTCAGCTACAACCTCACCCATGAGGGCGAGCATTTGGGTGAGTTGGTGTTTCGTCGCAATCAACGCTTCAGCGAGTCGGAGCAGAGCGACCTCGAATCCGTGATGTCGACGCTGCTGTATCCGCTGCGCAATGCCCTGCTTTACCGCGCCGCCACGCAAAACGCCCTGCGCGATCCGCTGACCAATACCGGCAACCGCATCGCCATGGACCAGACCCTGATGCGTGAAATCGACATGGCCCGATGTCATTCGCAACCCTTGTCACTGTTGATGCTCGATATCGACCATTTCAAGCGCATCAATGACAGCCATGGACACGGCGTGGGCGACGATGTCCTCAAGGCCGTGGCTGAGTCGATCAAGAGTCAGCTGCGTAACGTGGATATGGTGTTCAGGTTTGGTGGAGAGGAGTTTTTGATCCTGCTGGCCAACACCAGCCGGGACGCTGCGGCCATGGTCGGTGAACGACTGCGTTTTGCCGCCCAGGCTCAGGATTATTTCGCAGCAGGCACCCGGATCGAACTGACGGTCAGCCTGGGTTGCGCGACCCTGCTACCGGGCGAATCCGCCGAGAGTTTGCTGCGCCGGGCCGACGGCGCTCTGTACGTGGCCAAGCGCGAAGGACGCAACCGGCTGGCAATGGCGGGCTGAACAACAGCCTGTGCTTGCTCCCACAGGGATCAGGGTGTGGCTGAATCCGGCGGTCACCCAAAACAACTGTGGGAGCGAGCTTGCTCGCGATGAAGATCCGACAGCCAACCTCCCCGTTGACTGTCCAGACCTCTTCGCAAGCAGACTCACTCCCACATTGGGTCGCTTATCCGCAACAGTGTAAATCAGCTCCCAGCCAGGGCCAGGCGCTCACGGGTGGATGAAGGCTTGCCCACCGACTCCGACTGTTCCAGCTGCATGCAGCGTTCCAGGAACAGGTACATGTAGTCGTAGCTCTTGCACACGGCCTGGCGCAGCTCTGTTTGCAGGGCCTTGGTCGGGTTCATTCCCGCCAGCGTACAGATGATTTCCAGGGCTTCCCAGGGATGGGCATCGTCGTACTGGGCGTGCATCTTCAGCCACTTCATGGCCCGCTTGCGATCTTCCTCGGCGAAAGCCGCCGCATAGACGCCGCTGGAACATACCACCGCCGACCACTCCCCGGTCGCACCCTCGATGGCATAGTTGGTTGCGGCGATGGCCACGATCAACGAGTCCGAAGAGCTGGTATGCCAGCACCAATGGCTCAATGCATGGAGCTCAGGCGGTACTTGCTGGGCCTGGAGGTCTTCCAGACTGATGCCATGGGCGGCGCTCCAGTTCACCCAGTAGTCGGCATGGTTGAGTTCGACACGGATGTTGCGCATCAGCCAGCGACGCGCCATGTCCTCGCCAGGATGGCGGGCAAAGCGGGTCTTGGTGAGGTTCTGTGCCATGTATAAGGCGAACTGTTCGACGACCGGCCAACCACCGATGAGGTAGTGGCGCATGGTCTTGGCGCTGAGCTTGTTATCGCGCATGCGTTGATACAGTTCGTGTTCGACAACCCGGCGCTTGCTCTCGCTGCAATCGTTAATGAGCTGCTGTGCCCATTTCGGATAGCTTGTAGCGTCCATGAGCGGGCCTGTTCGGTTGAATGTTTCGATCACTGTCGGGCTCCTTTTGATTGTGATTTTACGGATCAACAAGAGGTTCAGCGGAACGTGCCGGGGGCCTTGAATAACAACGGCTGGGGCCGGGCCGGCCGACATTGCAACGTGTCGCAGGTAAACAACTGCGGTCGTTCGATCACATACCCTTGGGCATAGTCCACCCCGATCTCCAGTAAAGCCTGTTCGATCTGGGCTGTCTCGACAAACTCGGCAATCGTGCGCTTACCCATGACGTGGCCGATGTGATTGATCACTTCAACCATTGCACGGTTAATCGGGTCGTCCAGCATATCCTTTACGAAACTCCCGTCGATCTTCAGGAAGTCTACAGGTAAATGTTTCAGGTAAGCGAATGAAGACATTCCGGCGCAAAAGTCATCCAGCGAAAAATAACAACCCAAGCTCTTGAGTTCATTAATAAAACGGATCGCACTGCCTAAATTCGAAATAGCGCTGGTTTCGGTAATTTCAAAACAAATCATTTCTGGGGGGATCGAATAGGCAGCGAACTGTTTACGCAGGAAGTCGAGAAATGCCTGATCTCCTATAGTCGTGCCTGACAGATTAATCGCACACATCGCCATCGGTCCTTGCCGTGAATCATTCAGGCACTGGCGGATGATCTTGAAGACGTTTTCCACCACCCAACGGTCCAGGGAGGTCATCAAGCCATAGCGCTCAGCGGCAGGAATGAAGCTGTCCGGCAGGATCATCCGCCCGGCTTCGTCATGCAGGCGCAGGAGGATTTCAATATGCCCGCCGCCATGATCGCCAGGCCCCAACGCGGCGATTTCCTGGGCGTAGAGACAAAAGCGGTTCTCTTCCAGGGCCATGTGCAAGCGCTGGACCCACGCCATCTCGCCAAAGCGCAGGGACAACTCCGAGTCGTCGGCGTGGTAGACCTGGACTCGGTTGCGACCCTTCTCCTTGGCCATGTAGCAGGCCATGTCGGCGGCGCGCAGGGATGCCTCAAGGGTCGTCGGCGTCTGGGCGATGTGCACCAGGCCAATGCTCACGGTGGTCACGAACGGCCGGCCTTTCCAGACAAAATGCAGGTTCTGCACGGTCTGGCGCAGCCCTTCGGCGATCTTTTCCGCCGCCTCGGGCGAACAGTTCTCCAGCAAGATGCCGAACTCATCGCCGCCCAGCCGGGCGAGGGTGTCGTTTTCCCGCAGTCCCGATTGCAGCAGGGCGCAGATATGCCGCAGCAGCTCGTCACCCGCCGCATGGCCGCAGGTGTCATTGACCAGCTTGAACTGGTCCAGGTCGAGAAACATCAAGGCATGGCGCCCGACCTGGCGGGTCAGGTTGTGCAGCGCCTGCTCAAGGCGATATTCGAACTCCCGGCGGTTGGCCAGGCCGGTCAGGGCGTCATGCGTGGCCTGCCACGACAGGTTGGCGATGTATTGGCGTTCCTGGGTCATGTCATGCAGCACCAGCACCGCGCCACTGACCTTGCCGGCGTGACGGATCGGCGCGCCCACCAGAGTGACCGATACGGTACTGCCGTCCAGACGCTGGATCAGCTTGGAATGCTCACTGGCGCCGCTGAGCCGACCGCTGAGGATGTGCTCGATCAGGGTCAGGCCTTCGGTCTGGGCATTGTCGTCGAGCAGATTGAACAGCGCAGCCAAAGGCAGCCCCGTCGCATGTTCGGCTTTCCAGTGGGTCATCGCTTCGGCGGCGGGGTTCATGTAGGCAATGGCGCCTTCAACGTCGGTGGTGATCACCCCGTCACCGATGGATTGAAGGGTGATCTGCGCCCGCTCCTTCTCCAGTTGCAGCGCATTGGCGAACACTTGCCGCTGGGCCAACAGCTTATGGGTGCGTAACAGTGCCAGGACGATCAGGCCCAGGGCGGTGGCGAAGTTGGTGACCAGTAACAGCCGCAGGATGAAACGCGAACCCTCGCCCAACGCATCGCTGAACGCCTTGGCCGCCGGGGTGACGGAATCATTGATCGCAAAGATCCGCGCCTTCCAGCCGCGGATATCAGTCTCCGAAGCCTCGCCGGCGATAACGCTGCGGTGCATTTGCCGGGCGACGTTATCCAGCTCGATCAGATAACCGTCGCCCACGGTCCACAGGTCGATGGCCTCCTCCAGGTAACTGAAATGGCGAAAATTCAGATACAACCAGATCAGGCTGGACACATCGTCCGGGTGGTTACCGCCCTTGAGGATACCGGCCTTTGCCGCCTCCAGATCTGGCGGCTCCCTGTCAAGCGCCACCCGCAGCTCATGCCCGCCCTCGGGTACGGCGATGGCTTGCTCATATTTGCGGAAAATCACCTCGTCGCGGCTGTCCGCATAGAGGTTGAGGTAGTAGATGGCGTCTTTCTGGCCCTTGGACCAGAGGCTTTCCCCCGCCACGTAGCCGCGAACGGCGGACAACACGTAAAGGCTGACGCCTCCCAGAAGGGCTTGAAACAAGACGACGGCAATAAAAGGCCAGACGATGCCCAACAACCGAGGGGTTCCGAGAGTCCGCGCTTGATTCATGAGGTCCCTTGCATAGGCGTCGGCGACCAGCATCCAGATCGCACATTCCATTAAGACTAGGAGGCGCAGCAGCTCCTAGCAAGAGCCCGCACATCATTTGACGTTTCCGTGCCCCCCGCACCCGCAGACCCACAGGCAAAAGAACGCTAGCGAGAGCCAAGGACAGTTACAACTTCGCTGGGCGCCATACATATCTACCGCACCTGATTTTCCCTGGATTGATTGGATACGGACCCTTCTCCAGCCGGCATTTTTTCAAATGAGCTGGAGAACCGTTTGTTAATCATCAGGAATTATTTATGCACCCTTTAGCCTCTTTCGACATGTCAATGACTCCTTCGCAAAATCGATGGCCATCCCATGCCCAGGCGCATCAGGGGCTGCTGGAGGAGTACGACGCACTATTGGCATTGATTCGAGACAATGAAACGCCCTCGGTCACGTTTATCAATAGGCTGATAACGCCCAAGACTCACTCTCCCATGGCCATGGAAAACGAAATCGGCCAGCAGGCGCTGCGGGCGCTGATCGAAGACAAGGACTACCAAATACTGTGCGACACGCTGAATGCGTCATACAAGGAGCTGACCGTCACGCTGAAGGACGGCCAGGCCAGTTGCTTTGCACGCAAGAAAAACGACACAACCGTTGTCCGGCTTGAACTTGGCGAAAAGCCAGGCTGGAAAGCGCTACTGGCCGACATTGAGAAATCAGCACGAAGACTGGGCGGGAAGATTCGCTTCGACAGCCAGTTTTCACTCGCCAGAATGACCCGATTCTACGGCCTCGCTGCCTGGGATCCGCAAAATGCTCAACAACGCGAAGCCACGATCGATGCACTGGAAGAGAAACGCGCTCGCCATTCACTAGGGCTCTGGCAAGGCGTCAACCTCGACGAACCGAACCAGGATCCGATACCCGCGCAGGCGAAGATCGATAATCTGATCATCGAAACAGTGCGCCGATTCCTTCCCTTGCCGCAGACCTCCCCGCTGGTCTATCTCGGCACCCGCGATATCACTAGCCTGGCCACAGAAAAAATCCGCGCAAAACCGTCGATGTACCTGGAAGAAATCCTGGTATCGACAAGAGCCCAGGCGTTGGCTACCAAGCTGGTGCAGGCCTTGGGCTGGTTCGGTAGCAAGGCCGGCGAGGAAACCGCTCCGGGAATACGTACCAAACTGCTGATCAAAGCCCTTCGCCTGTGGATCGCCTCGACACCAACCGAAAACCCGACGGGCGTTGCCGGCTACCTCTGGCAAAAATCATCCCATTGGGGAAAGAGCTACAAGGAGATCCAGGCGGAATTCGAGGCGCATCTGCTCGCATCAAGACGCGCCACGTCGGTGAATGAATCCATCCTGACAGCGGGTCTTTTCCTACCGCTGTTCCCCCTGGAAATGCAGGTTAGCGATATCCCCACGGAACTGCCCTACCGGAGTTCCATTGTCTGGGTGAATTTTATCCATGGGGTCTATCTCGCCAATGCGATTGACCCATTGTTGCTGCTCCGACTGAACTTTCAGCAGTTGGTCGAGCTCCCCATCAGCCAGGCCATCGGAGCGACAGTCGAGGAACTGAAGCTGATCACCCTGACCCGATTGAAACCGATGCTGGAGTGGGCCCTGACAAACGGTCTGATTCCCTACAGGGCAGATTCAAACTACACGGCGCAGGACCTGCAGGAAGCTGCGGAGAAGCTCGACTCCGAGGTCGAAAGCGTAAATCGCGCTATTCGCTCGCTCGACAGTCCGCCTCCCGAACGCCTGAACATTGCCAGGCTCAAGATGGTCAGGCTTTTTGGTGAAAGCTTATTCCTGTCGGATGGCAGGAAGCTGGTCAAAGAGGCAAACGTTCTTTACACCGCGCCACAGTTCCGGCTGATGGCGCCGATCGGCAGGCCGGCATCTGACGCCTATTCATTTGTGGACGTCTATGCCTCCGGACAGCTCCATGAAAAGAAATGGTTTATCACCGGGCCGGATGGAAAATACTCAACAGGCGACTGGTTGAAAATCGACGGCGATGGAACCGTGCAGACCAACTTGCCCTGGCCGAATCCACTGGCCATTCCTTCCGACCTTGGAACGCTGCCAGACATCGAGCAGATATTTGCCACGCACTTCAAGATCTATCTCAATTTGGTCAAAAACGCCTACAGAACGCTGATCATCCATCAACTTGCCTCGCTCCCCCTGGCCGACCGTCACAGGCTGGAATATGGATCGGTCCAGATCTACAGCTTGAGGCAAGCGACCACCGGAATCGAAGCGGCGAATGAATCGGAAGACAAGAAACATCCTCTTCGGGCGCGTAATGGCTTCGTCCTGGCAGCGACCCGGGACGGCAAGACGTCCTACTACGAAGTTTTGCCTCGCGCCGGGGTTATCCGCCGCCGAACAGATGTCACCGCGCAACACCTGGGTGGAGAGTTAAAGGCTGAGAAATGGCGAGTCAGCCGTGGTTCTCCTGTAAGCGTAGACGTGGTACGCCCCAAAACCCTTCCTTTCGATTGGGACGCCCATGCAAAAGGCACCGTCCCCAATGCGAATGCCCAATGCCAGGCCATTCTGGATCAGCTTGGCGACACGCTGGAACCGGCGAAAAGGGCTGATGAGCGCGCTTTGCCGCACACATTGGAATCGAAAGTCAGTCAACGAATCACCCAACACATCGCTCAGCGCCTGCTGTTCGTGGATGAAAAGGAACTGCACGACAGTTGCTATGGGGTAACCGAATTCGATCATGAGAAAGCCAAGCGCCAGAAAGCCACCGAACTGACAAAAATGCTTGTACCTTTCTGGAGCAGTATCGAAGACCTCAGTTCGGGGGACAGCGACCGCCTGGCCAGTGGTGCGTTTGGTCTATTCATTGATTTCGCGTCGTTTGTCCTTCCCATCGGGAAATTCGCCTCGGGCTCACTGAAGCTGGTCAGGACGGTGGGCAAATGGAGTTTGAGCGAAACACTTCCCGCCTTTGCGAAGCTCACGGGCGCCTTGCTTAACGAAACGCTGAACCCCCTCGATGGAATTCCATCCCTGCTCCAGGCAGGCAGCCAAAGCGCATACCGACTCGGCAAACAAGGTTATTTCAACCTGAAGATACTGGGCGGGAGAGCCGGACAGTATGATTTTGTAAAGGGCATGTCCCAGGTCCCGGATCCGGGAAGATGGCGCCCCTTGTCAACAGATGACCAACTTGGTGCGGTACGAGGCATTGAAGACGTCCCGATACGCAACGTCAGCCCTTCTGGCAAGGCCGACTACCGCTTGGTTGACCCGGTATCAGCCAAGCCTTATGGCCCACGCCTGGCTGACGACTTATCCGAATTGTCGCTGGGGCGCTCCCACTACAACACGCTGGGCCGGACCGACACTCACGTCATTGTCGAGGTCCCGGAAAAAAGCCGTGTTCGGGAGCTGCTCGAAGTCGATGGCAGCCATACCCTGTATCTGGATGATGTTCCCTATCGAATGGTGGACGACACCTTGCGTCGCGCCAGCCAGCTGGATGCCAGTGAAACACTCAGAAAGCTCCCGTGTCGTGTCCGTCGGGCCCCCGACGAAATCTGCAAAACCAGATATGTCCTGCAAGACAAGCCTGCCGAGCGTCCGCCGACGGGAGAGTTCAGCACGCAATTGAGCTGGGCGCCGTGGTTTGGCGATACGACGCTCTATCCATCCATACCGAAGACGCCCAATGACCGTGCCCTGCTGGCGTTTGAGGGAAAAATCTATGAGCTCAAGGGCGCCAAGCTCAACACCTACAAGGGACGACCGGAATGGATCGGTCTGAACAGTAGAACCCCGATCCCCAGGCAAACCATTAGCGCGACGATAGAGTTCCAGACAGGTCTGTATGGAGGGATCAGGGTCACCGGTACGGCAGAAGGCATAGATGAC
Encoded proteins:
- a CDS encoding GGDEF domain-containing protein, with product MKTPTQNNAIDFDSAKLQRLGFGQPSPLVARPVSLSQLRQQLGQQLQTSLEPQRILGLFFREVQRLVPLDTLAYQHKPSDLRLEFGQRGHHTLSYNLTHEGEHLGELVFRRNQRFSESEQSDLESVMSTLLYPLRNALLYRAATQNALRDPLTNTGNRIAMDQTLMREIDMARCHSQPLSLLMLDIDHFKRINDSHGHGVGDDVLKAVAESIKSQLRNVDMVFRFGGEEFLILLANTSRDAAAMVGERLRFAAQAQDYFAAGTRIELTVSLGCATLLPGESAESLLRRADGALYVAKREGRNRLAMAG
- a CDS encoding EAL domain-containing protein, whose protein sequence is MNQARTLGTPRLLGIVWPFIAVVLFQALLGGVSLYVLSAVRGYVAGESLWSKGQKDAIYYLNLYADSRDEVIFRKYEQAIAVPEGGHELRVALDREPPDLEAAKAGILKGGNHPDDVSSLIWLYLNFRHFSYLEEAIDLWTVGDGYLIELDNVARQMHRSVIAGEASETDIRGWKARIFAINDSVTPAAKAFSDALGEGSRFILRLLLVTNFATALGLIVLALLRTHKLLAQRQVFANALQLEKERAQITLQSIGDGVITTDVEGAIAYMNPAAEAMTHWKAEHATGLPLAALFNLLDDNAQTEGLTLIEHILSGRLSGASEHSKLIQRLDGSTVSVTLVGAPIRHAGKVSGAVLVLHDMTQERQYIANLSWQATHDALTGLANRREFEYRLEQALHNLTRQVGRHALMFLDLDQFKLVNDTCGHAAGDELLRHICALLQSGLRENDTLARLGGDEFGILLENCSPEAAEKIAEGLRQTVQNLHFVWKGRPFVTTVSIGLVHIAQTPTTLEASLRAADMACYMAKEKGRNRVQVYHADDSELSLRFGEMAWVQRLHMALEENRFCLYAQEIAALGPGDHGGGHIEILLRLHDEAGRMILPDSFIPAAERYGLMTSLDRWVVENVFKIIRQCLNDSRQGPMAMCAINLSGTTIGDQAFLDFLRKQFAAYSIPPEMICFEITETSAISNLGSAIRFINELKSLGCYFSLDDFCAGMSSFAYLKHLPVDFLKIDGSFVKDMLDDPINRAMVEVINHIGHVMGKRTIAEFVETAQIEQALLEIGVDYAQGYVIERPQLFTCDTLQCRPARPQPLLFKAPGTFR
- a CDS encoding TenA family transcriptional regulator; this encodes MIETFNRTGPLMDATSYPKWAQQLINDCSESKRRVVEHELYQRMRDNKLSAKTMRHYLIGGWPVVEQFALYMAQNLTKTRFARHPGEDMARRWLMRNIRVELNHADYWVNWSAAHGISLEDLQAQQVPPELHALSHWCWHTSSSDSLIVAIAATNYAIEGATGEWSAVVCSSGVYAAAFAEEDRKRAMKWLKMHAQYDDAHPWEALEIICTLAGMNPTKALQTELRQAVCKSYDYMYLFLERCMQLEQSESVGKPSSTRERLALAGS
- a CDS encoding deaminase domain-containing protein; translation: MHPLASFDMSMTPSQNRWPSHAQAHQGLLEEYDALLALIRDNETPSVTFINRLITPKTHSPMAMENEIGQQALRALIEDKDYQILCDTLNASYKELTVTLKDGQASCFARKKNDTTVVRLELGEKPGWKALLADIEKSARRLGGKIRFDSQFSLARMTRFYGLAAWDPQNAQQREATIDALEEKRARHSLGLWQGVNLDEPNQDPIPAQAKIDNLIIETVRRFLPLPQTSPLVYLGTRDITSLATEKIRAKPSMYLEEILVSTRAQALATKLVQALGWFGSKAGEETAPGIRTKLLIKALRLWIASTPTENPTGVAGYLWQKSSHWGKSYKEIQAEFEAHLLASRRATSVNESILTAGLFLPLFPLEMQVSDIPTELPYRSSIVWVNFIHGVYLANAIDPLLLLRLNFQQLVELPISQAIGATVEELKLITLTRLKPMLEWALTNGLIPYRADSNYTAQDLQEAAEKLDSEVESVNRAIRSLDSPPPERLNIARLKMVRLFGESLFLSDGRKLVKEANVLYTAPQFRLMAPIGRPASDAYSFVDVYASGQLHEKKWFITGPDGKYSTGDWLKIDGDGTVQTNLPWPNPLAIPSDLGTLPDIEQIFATHFKIYLNLVKNAYRTLIIHQLASLPLADRHRLEYGSVQIYSLRQATTGIEAANESEDKKHPLRARNGFVLAATRDGKTSYYEVLPRAGVIRRRTDVTAQHLGGELKAEKWRVSRGSPVSVDVVRPKTLPFDWDAHAKGTVPNANAQCQAILDQLGDTLEPAKRADERALPHTLESKVSQRITQHIAQRLLFVDEKELHDSCYGVTEFDHEKAKRQKATELTKMLVPFWSSIEDLSSGDSDRLASGAFGLFIDFASFVLPIGKFASGSLKLVRTVGKWSLSETLPAFAKLTGALLNETLNPLDGIPSLLQAGSQSAYRLGKQGYFNLKILGGRAGQYDFVKGMSQVPDPGRWRPLSTDDQLGAVRGIEDVPIRNVSPSGKADYRLVDPVSAKPYGPRLADDLSELSLGRSHYNTLGRTDTHVIVEVPEKSRVRELLEVDGSHTLYLDDVPYRMVDDTLRRASQLDASETLRKLPCRVRRAPDEICKTRYVLQDKPAERPPTGEFSTQLSWAPWFGDTTLYPSIPKTPNDRALLAFEGKIYELKGAKLNTYKGRPEWIGLNSRTPIPRQTISATIEFQTGLYGGIRVTGTAEGIDDIHVTGALIIRSIDQKFNYVFTRLNFDDYYMTRLLSTDSIEAPLVLKKLGAQDLLPGTPGEELQRVYIGSLNANNAARIYGREQVELALDKIDEISIPIGAPAHPPSNMKWVKVDTYPAEAVLFDRRTRMIVADLPNGAAVWKPSRQAPEALQKSTADIFNALFTDASIAVSPARATRPVTIDDAMRELQKILPTQNPKNIAFASVTTASGKNEVYVSVSGIEDYTRHLPLFKSSSGLSEIDVDDITYFNVDGLRPPIDPAALSLSPDGKLLAIPHLMDAAGSSSSGRLSRVTSGDSESKLIGYISEKYPSPEDIKSITVATTLPPCESCSIVIKEFGHERGADALNVIWGQRRKRPAAEMNSSTDTD